The Candidatus Desulfofervidus auxilii DNA segment AGAAGATATATCTGATAAAAAAAGACATTTAAGGACTATTGCCGGGCAAAATGGTCAAGCATTTACTACTTTAGGTTGTTCCTTTGCCCGTAGGTGTGATAAAAGACTTCCTATTTGTCTGAGGCGAATGCCTGATTTTAGAGAATACTCTGAAAAACACCAGGTAGCCTGTTGGTTATATGAGTGAAACAATTTTAGCTATACAAAATTTATCCAAAATATATAAAATTAAAACCCACCCTTTTAGTTTGAAATATGCATGGCTTAAGGCGGTCAATGATGTATCTTTAAATATAAGGAAAGGGGAACTATTAGGATTGGTAGGTGAAAGTGGATGTGGAAAGACTACCTTAGCCAAACTCCTCCTCTTTTTAGAAAAACCAGACCAAGGCAAAATTCAGTGGAGAGATACGCTTTTGACTGGTTTAGGTCCTAAAAAATTAAAATTTTGGCGGCGTCTGGTGCAACCTATATTTCAGGATCCCTTTGCTTCTCTAAATCCAAAACAAACTATAAATCAGATTTTACAAGAGCCTTTATTAATCCATCACCTGGGTGATAGTAGAAAAAGGAATAGAGCAGTAAACCAAGTTCTCACCGAAGTAGGTCTTTCACCCAAACTAAAAACTGCTTATCCTCATCAACTCTCTGGAGGACAAAGGCAAAGAATAGCCATTGCTCGTGCCCTCATATTAAAACCTGAATTTATTATTGCAGATGAACCCACTTCTGCTTTAGATGTATCTGTACAAGCCCAAATTGTCAACTTATTACTTGAAAGTCAAGCCAAAAGACAAATAACTTACCTTTTTATCTCTCACAATTTGAGTTTAGTGGCTAATATAGCTGAGAGGATAGCGGTGATGTATATGGGTAAGCTCATAGAAATTATGGAAAGGAATCAGTTTTTAGGAGAACATCATCCTTATACAGAAGTTCTGTGGTCATCCATACCCAGATTAGAAAGAAAAACTAAAATAAATGTGCAACAATGGGGAGAACCTCCTAATCCCCTGTCTTTACCATCAGGTTGTGTCTTTCACCCCAGATGTAAACAAAAAATAGAAATATGCAAGAAAGAAGAGCCTTCTCTCAAGGAGATAAAACCAGGGCATTGGATTGCCTGTCACTTATTTTAATGTTAGGTGGTGGAGATGAGGGGAATTGAACCCCTGACCTCCTGCATGCGAAGCAGGCGCTCTCCCAACTGAGCTACATCCCCATTTTTTATAGTATATATCACTTTTTTTTCATCAGCAAGTAAAGCTTGCCATACCTGTCCATATAACATGCCTGAGCCTCAGCAAGTGGGCCTGTGCCAAAAAAGATATCCACCCTGCCACTTCCTTTAATTGTTCCACCACTATCTTGGTTAAAAGCAAAGGTGCTAAATGGTCTCCAACCAAGTAATTCTTGCCGGTCATTTACTAAGGGAATTTCTGTAGTTATAAAAAGAATAGCTCCTTTGGGGAAAATATTAAAGTCAGTAGCTACTGAATAATAAGGGACTAAAACCTCTTCCAAGGCCCCTAAAGGGCCCTTATCTCTAATTTCAAAAAATATATAGCTTGGATTTTTAGAAAAAACAGTTTTTATTTTTTCAGGATGAGACCTTAAGTATCTTTTTATCTCTAAACCATTACCATCTTCTATTAAACCTAAGCTTTTCATTGATTGACCAATACTGTGGTAATAACGCCCATTAGAAGCAGCATAGTGAACATAAATCCTTTGTCCATCTGGTAAAATAACCATCCCAGAACCTTGAATATGGAGAAAAAATAACTCTACTGGGTCATCTACCCACAAAATTTCATATCCCTTCCCCTTTAATTTATGCTCAAAATCTATTTCTGAACGGGTATAAAAAGGCACAATTTCATGCCCCTGAACCATTCCTTTTAACACCAGATGGGGTAAATTTTTACCAAAGCGTCGCAAATCAATTTTTACCCATTCATCTGGTATACTATAAATAGGATAACGATATCTCTCGGTAGGGGAAAAACTTCCAAAAAGGATAGGCTGATAATAACCTGTAAATAGTGCTTGTTTCTTATTATTCATGCCTGTTGCTTGATAAAGGTCAAAGTGAGCCTTTAAACAACTTTGCCAATTTGGCTTCTTTAAACAAACCTGAAAGCGCTTTAACCCTTCAATTAGCTCTCCCACAGTATAAGCAGTATCTCCCACAAACATAGTATAATCAGAGGGAAGACGATGGTAATAATTAAGGCTATTATTTAAGGCAGTTTGAAATGCCTCCATATCTTTGGGTTTAGTTAATAGTGGCCAATCTTTGGAAGGAACAAACTCTAAAGGAGGAGGTAGTTTTTTAGGAATACATCCTAAATAAAGAAAAACTACAAAAAAGACAATTAATTTAATGCGCATATTTTTTTACTTCTTCTATTAACACCCTGACCAAATCCTTTTCTTTTACTTTTTTTACCAGCTTTCCCTTTTTGAATAAAATCCCTATACCCTTGCCCCCAGCAATACCAATATCGGCTTCTTTGGCCTCACCTGGGCCATTGACTACACAACCCATAACTGCTACTTTTAATGGAGTCTTGATCCCATCCAATTCCTTTTCCACTTCTTCTACCAGCTTAATCAAATCAATCTGACAACGCCCACAAGTAGGGCAACTGATCAAATCAATTCCCCTTTGGCGCAATCCTAAAGAACGTAAGATTTCATAAGCAATCTTTATTTCTATTACAGGGTCTCCCGTAACCGATATCCTGATAGTTTCTCCAAT contains these protein-coding regions:
- a CDS encoding ABC transporter ATP-binding protein, with translation MSETILAIQNLSKIYKIKTHPFSLKYAWLKAVNDVSLNIRKGELLGLVGESGCGKTTLAKLLLFLEKPDQGKIQWRDTLLTGLGPKKLKFWRRLVQPIFQDPFASLNPKQTINQILQEPLLIHHLGDSRKRNRAVNQVLTEVGLSPKLKTAYPHQLSGGQRQRIAIARALILKPEFIIADEPTSALDVSVQAQIVNLLLESQAKRQITYLFISHNLSLVANIAERIAVMYMGKLIEIMERNQFLGEHHPYTEVLWSSIPRLERKTKINVQQWGEPPNPLSLPSGCVFHPRCKQKIEICKKEEPSLKEIKPGHWIACHLF
- a CDS encoding MltA domain-containing protein, whose amino-acid sequence is MRIKLIVFFVVFLYLGCIPKKLPPPLEFVPSKDWPLLTKPKDMEAFQTALNNSLNYYHRLPSDYTMFVGDTAYTVGELIEGLKRFQVCLKKPNWQSCLKAHFDLYQATGMNNKKQALFTGYYQPILFGSFSPTERYRYPIYSIPDEWVKIDLRRFGKNLPHLVLKGMVQGHEIVPFYTRSEIDFEHKLKGKGYEILWVDDPVELFFLHIQGSGMVILPDGQRIYVHYAASNGRYYHSIGQSMKSLGLIEDGNGLEIKRYLRSHPEKIKTVFSKNPSYIFFEIRDKGPLGALEEVLVPYYSVATDFNIFPKGAILFITTEIPLVNDRQELLGWRPFSTFAFNQDSGGTIKGSGRVDIFFGTGPLAEAQACYMDRYGKLYLLMKKK